The Vicia villosa cultivar HV-30 ecotype Madison, WI linkage group LG1, Vvil1.0, whole genome shotgun sequence genome includes a region encoding these proteins:
- the LOC131657469 gene encoding uncharacterized protein LOC131657469, which translates to MAPWSGGWTIWSDGGVASCSGLWFDLFFKPKEAWPVRGSEGTRESDENMASPSKAASPGNKASSEESPLKTASNALVVESHNSSPDNIPPKDDAGTATSGFKDPGLTIDVDKLYSTSQNQTHVLSPVFEDVRPIATILPNEPVEESHSTDESPPTHQGKNLEEDHPFSGSDNVNQQSHDNEDSASEKDAMEEISQPEKPVSQGTSTLDAKTIPETTSTPAPAKLTPSELEQLKQTDPLGFLKAIMNANTPSPQELNVSPAVTTDSSDKEDIPSLLRQIKERFFGVNLVDVLNREPIKSHNLNQLLKKVDLLQVSTEVSEVIVLLGSLLEQLQANILRKQNVEKELSETVALS; encoded by the exons atggCCCCTTGGAGTGGAGGGTGGACTATATGGAGTGATGGTGGAGTTGCAAGCTGCAGTGGCTTATGGTTTGATTTATTTTTCAAACCTAAGGAGGCATGGCCTGTGAGAGGGAGTGAAGGTACAAGGGAGAGTGATGAGAATATG GCAAGCCCTTCCAAAGCTGCTTCCCCTGGTAATAAAGCATCCTCTGAGGAATCTCCTTTGAAGACTGCTAGCAATGCTCTtgttgtggaaagccataattcaagtccagacaatattccacccaag gatgatgctggcactgctacttccggttttaaagaccctggcctcaccattgatgttgacaaactttaca gtacctctcaaaatcaaactcatgttctttcgccagtctttgaagacgttaggccaattgctaccatattgcctaatgaaccagtcgaagaaagtcactctactgacgaatccccacctactcatcaaggcaaaaatttggaagaggatcatccattctcaggcagcgacaatgtgaaccagcaatcacatgacaacgaagattctgcgtcggagaaagatgctatggaagagatttctcaacctgaaaaaccagtttctcaaggaacttcgactcttgacgcaaaaaccattcctgagacgacttcgacgcctgcccctgcaaagcttactccttcagagcttgaacaacttaagcaaactgatcctcttggtttcttaaaggccattatGAATGCGAATACTCCTTCGCCTCAAGAGCTTAATGTCTCACCAGCTGTAACTACAgattctagtgacaaggaagatattccaagtcttcttcgacaaataaaagaaagattctttggggtcaatcttgtagatgtcctcaaccgggaacctattaagagtcacaacttaaatcaacttctaaagaaggtagatttgcttcaagtttccacagaagtttcagaggtaattgttctgttgggctctctactcgagcaactccaggcTAACAtccttcgaaagcaaaatgtcgaaaaggaATTATCTGAGACAGTGgccctctcatga
- the LOC131657466 gene encoding uncharacterized mitochondrial protein AtMg00860-like has translation MTSHIDHLSHDFAILSQYQFHMQPPKCSFFQGHIAYLGHIVGEGAVSPDPLKIQGVVDWPNPKYVKSLRGFLGLSGFSRRFAKGYATLAHPLTSLLKKDAFDGSTLA, from the coding sequence ATGACTTCTCATATCGATCATTTGTCACATGATTTCGCTATTTTGTCTCAGTATCAGTTTCATATGCAACCACCTAAGTGTTCATTTTTCCAAGGTCATATTGCTTATTTGGGTCATATTGTGGGTGAGGGAGCTGTGTCACCTGATCCTCTTAAGATACAAGGAGTTGTTGATTGGCCCAACCCAAAATATGTGAAGAGTTTGCGTGGTTTTTTGGGTTTATCGGGTTTTTCTCGCCGATTTGCTAAGGGGTATGCTACTTTGGCTCACCCTTTAACTTCTTTATTAAAGAAGGATGCATTTGACGGGTCTACATTGGCTTAA